In Panthera leo isolate Ple1 chromosome B3, P.leo_Ple1_pat1.1, whole genome shotgun sequence, a single genomic region encodes these proteins:
- the LOC122222228 gene encoding securin-like isoform X1, producing the protein MATLIFADKENGDPGTCVAPKDGQKLRPGTPPVKTLDGRSQVSIPGVGKMSDAHAALPKATRKALRTVKRATENSVKNNGPLKQKQPNFSAKKVTEKTVKAKNTVPALDDTYPEIEKFFPFNPLDFESSDLPEEHQIAYLLLNGVPLMILDEERELEKLLHLGPPLHL; encoded by the exons ATGGCTACCCTGATCTTTGCTGATAAGGAAAATGGAGAcccaggcacctgtgtggctcccAAGGATGGGCAGAAGCT ccgcccaggcacccctccagtcaAAACTTTAGATGGGAGATCTCAGGTTTCAATACCAGGTGTAGGCAAAATGTCTGATGCTCATGCAGCCTTACCTAAAGCTACCAGAAAGGCTTTGAGAACTGTCAAGAGAGCTACAGAAAATTCAGTAAAGAATAACGGACCTCTCAAACAGAAGCAGCCAAACTTCTCTGCCAAAAAGGTAACTGAGAAGACTGTCAAAGCAAAAAACACTGTTCCAGCCTTGGATGACACCTatcctgaaatagaaaaattctttCCCTTCAATCCTTTAGATTTTGAGAGTTCTGACCTGCCTGAAGAGCACCAGATTGCATACCTCCTCTTGAATGGAGTGCCTCTCATGATCCTTGATGAGGAGAGGGAACTTGAAAAGCTGTTACACCTGGGTCCCCCCCTTCACCTCTAA
- the LOC122222228 gene encoding securin-like isoform X2, with protein sequence MATLIFADKENGDPGTCVAPKDGQKLQSRPPIKTLDGRSQVSIPGVGKMSDAHAALPKATRKALRTVKRATENSVKNNGPLKQKQPNFSAKKVTEKTVKAKNTVPALDDTYPEIEKFFPFNPLDFESSDLPEEHQIAYLLLNGVPLMILDEERELEKLLHLGPPLHL encoded by the exons ATGGCTACCCTGATCTTTGCTGATAAGGAAAATGGAGAcccaggcacctgtgtggctcccAAGGATGGGCAGAAGCTGCAGTCTAGGCCTCCA a tcaAAACTTTAGATGGGAGATCTCAGGTTTCAATACCAGGTGTAGGCAAAATGTCTGATGCTCATGCAGCCTTACCTAAAGCTACCAGAAAGGCTTTGAGAACTGTCAAGAGAGCTACAGAAAATTCAGTAAAGAATAACGGACCTCTCAAACAGAAGCAGCCAAACTTCTCTGCCAAAAAGGTAACTGAGAAGACTGTCAAAGCAAAAAACACTGTTCCAGCCTTGGATGACACCTatcctgaaatagaaaaattctttCCCTTCAATCCTTTAGATTTTGAGAGTTCTGACCTGCCTGAAGAGCACCAGATTGCATACCTCCTCTTGAATGGAGTGCCTCTCATGATCCTTGATGAGGAGAGGGAACTTGAAAAGCTGTTACACCTGGGTCCCCCCCTTCACCTCTAA